One region of uncultured Methanolobus sp. genomic DNA includes:
- the thiC gene encoding phosphomethylpyrimidine synthase ThiC, with translation MTKTQIDHAKEGILTPEMLEVAKKENIDKELVLKRVANGSLVIMTRKGCPPVAIGKGASTKINVNLGTSSASIDPESEIEKVKIAQEYGASTITDLSMGGDISDIRKMVFENTELPVTTVPIYQTIVEQGMENLTVDDILSYLKKHVDEGVSSVLLHCVQKEMLEQLKGTGRVMGMVSKGGSFTSSFMLRNECENPFIEHFDEIMEILRKNDVVLSLGNTMRSGCIHDLKDSAQLMEIETNAALAKRANEIGVQAIINGMGGHIHACDIPDSVKLYKKKADFPLFVAGPLPTDIAVGYDHIAGAVGASMASGAGADYLCYITPAEHLSLPDPQQVKEGLIAFRIAAHIGDSMKYGLSDADLMLAEKRANFDWKGQAELAIDPGRPAQMCPDEGPCSMCGDYCAIKIMKNYLTGED, from the coding sequence ATGACAAAAACGCAGATCGACCATGCAAAAGAGGGCATCCTAACACCTGAGATGCTGGAAGTTGCAAAAAAAGAAAATATTGATAAAGAGCTTGTTCTAAAAAGAGTTGCAAATGGCAGCCTCGTAATAATGACACGTAAAGGGTGCCCTCCTGTTGCAATCGGCAAAGGTGCCAGCACCAAGATAAATGTAAATCTTGGAACCTCATCTGCTTCAATTGACCCGGAATCAGAAATTGAAAAAGTTAAGATCGCACAGGAATACGGAGCATCTACAATTACTGATCTATCAATGGGAGGCGATATCTCAGACATCAGAAAGATGGTGTTTGAGAATACAGAACTTCCTGTTACAACGGTTCCAATCTACCAGACCATTGTAGAACAGGGAATGGAGAATTTAACTGTTGATGACATTCTGTCCTATCTGAAAAAACATGTTGATGAAGGAGTGAGTTCAGTACTGCTTCACTGCGTGCAAAAAGAAATGCTTGAACAGCTCAAAGGCACAGGCAGGGTTATGGGAATGGTCTCAAAAGGTGGTTCCTTTACCAGCAGTTTCATGCTTCGCAATGAATGTGAGAATCCTTTCATCGAGCATTTTGATGAGATTATGGAAATCCTCAGGAAAAATGATGTTGTGTTGTCCCTTGGAAACACCATGCGAAGCGGATGCATTCACGACTTGAAGGACAGCGCCCAGTTAATGGAAATTGAGACGAATGCAGCACTTGCAAAAAGAGCAAATGAAATTGGTGTGCAGGCAATAATCAATGGCATGGGCGGACACATACACGCATGTGACATTCCGGATTCGGTAAAATTATACAAGAAGAAAGCTGATTTTCCGCTTTTTGTCGCAGGGCCGCTTCCAACTGATATTGCAGTAGGCTATGACCACATTGCAGGCGCAGTTGGTGCAAGCATGGCCAGTGGTGCCGGAGCAGATTATCTTTGTTACATCACACCGGCAGAACATCTTTCGCTCCCTGATCCACAACAGGTTAAAGAAGGACTTATTGCATTCAGGATTGCAGCCCACATAGGGGATTCCATGAAATATGGATTAAGTGATGCTGACCTGATGCTTGCTGAAAAAAGAGCAAACTTTGACTGGAAAGGACAGGCAGAACTTGCTATTGACCCTGGCAGACCTGCACAGATGTGTCCTGATGAAGGACCATGCTCCATGTGCGGGGATTACTGTGCTATCAAAATTATGAAAAATTATCTTACAGGAGAGGACTAA
- the cofE gene encoding coenzyme F420-0:L-glutamate ligase — MPKEPSFPSLQMFGVKTPLIKPGDNIAEIIIDSLENQGLNFQDNDILIIAESPLATAEGRLVSLDEVTPGEKAKELAEKYQIDVREMELIIRECDEIFGGVPGAALTITRGTLAPNAGIDSSNAPEGYVVLLPENSQESAGRIRKDINGRCKCNIGVIVGDSRTQPLRLGCVGIALGTSGMIPVEDARGSCDLFGKEMTITRKAVADNLVSAAQLLMGEAGESVPAVLVRGSPAQVVNDDIEMPLFSSDECMYYSNIRKT; from the coding sequence ATGCCAAAAGAGCCATCTTTTCCATCCCTGCAGATGTTCGGGGTAAAAACTCCGCTTATTAAACCCGGAGACAACATTGCAGAGATAATAATTGATTCGCTTGAAAATCAGGGACTTAATTTCCAGGATAACGACATTCTCATTATTGCCGAATCGCCGCTTGCAACTGCCGAAGGACGCCTTGTAAGCCTTGATGAAGTCACTCCAGGCGAGAAAGCAAAAGAACTGGCTGAAAAATACCAGATTGATGTCAGGGAAATGGAACTGATAATCAGGGAATGCGATGAGATATTCGGAGGAGTTCCGGGAGCAGCACTCACAATAACCAGAGGAACACTTGCTCCTAATGCCGGAATTGATTCTTCCAACGCACCTGAAGGGTATGTCGTTCTTCTTCCTGAAAATTCACAGGAAAGTGCTGGCAGGATTAGAAAAGATATCAATGGACGTTGTAAATGCAATATTGGAGTTATTGTCGGTGACAGCCGTACACAACCCCTGAGACTTGGATGTGTTGGAATTGCTCTTGGGACTTCCGGGATGATACCCGTAGAAGATGCAAGAGGAAGCTGTGATCTATTTGGAAAAGAGATGACAATCACCCGCAAAGCAGTTGCTGACAATCTCGTTTCTGCAGCTCAGCTCCTCATGGGAGAAGCAGGGGAAAGCGTGCCTGCTGTGCTTGTAAGAGGATCACCTGCACAGGTTGTGAATGATGACATTGAAATGCCACTATTCAGCAGTGACGAATGCATGTATTATAGCAATATAAGAAAAACATAA
- a CDS encoding glycine betaine/L-proline ABC transporter ATP-binding protein encodes MFERTKQTVGLYNVSFDVCEGETFVLMGLSGSGKSTLLRCLNRLIDPSDGHILIDGDDIATMNDKELRETRRKKLSMVFQGFALLPHRTVIDNVAFGLEIQGVSKDQRYVKAEEAIDKVGLKGYESSKTSQLSGGMQQRVGLARALATDPDVLLMDEAFSALDPLIRSEMQDELLALQDKMKKTIVFVSHDLDEALKLGDRIAIMKDGIIAQIGTAEEILTDPADDYVSEFVAGVDRTKILTAENVMKRPEPVVSINSGLKVALQLMKKHGISSIFVVDPEKTIKGILYIDDAVQAVKDKKTLREVLITDVLSVKPDIPVKEIIPMMSGCSCPLAVVNENNKLIGVIVRGSILGALAIKEDDQNGLT; translated from the coding sequence ATATTCGAAAGGACAAAACAGACAGTAGGTCTGTATAATGTCAGTTTCGATGTGTGTGAAGGAGAAACTTTTGTTTTGATGGGGCTTTCCGGCTCAGGAAAATCTACTCTTTTACGCTGTCTTAACCGTCTGATTGACCCAAGTGACGGACACATTCTGATTGATGGTGATGACATCGCCACAATGAATGATAAAGAACTCCGGGAAACCAGAAGAAAAAAGCTAAGCATGGTATTTCAGGGCTTTGCACTCCTTCCTCATCGGACCGTTATCGATAATGTGGCTTTTGGTCTTGAAATACAGGGTGTATCTAAAGACCAGAGGTACGTGAAAGCTGAAGAGGCAATTGACAAAGTGGGGCTTAAAGGTTACGAATCAAGTAAGACATCACAATTAAGCGGGGGAATGCAACAGAGAGTAGGACTTGCAAGAGCGCTTGCTACTGACCCTGATGTCCTGCTTATGGACGAAGCATTCAGTGCACTTGACCCTCTTATCAGATCTGAGATGCAGGACGAGTTGCTTGCACTTCAGGATAAGATGAAAAAAACCATTGTTTTCGTTTCACATGACCTTGACGAAGCACTGAAACTCGGTGACCGTATAGCCATCATGAAAGATGGCATCATTGCCCAGATAGGCACTGCGGAAGAAATACTTACTGATCCTGCAGATGACTACGTTTCAGAATTCGTTGCCGGCGTTGACAGGACTAAAATACTCACCGCAGAGAATGTGATGAAAAGACCTGAACCTGTAGTATCCATCAATTCAGGACTTAAAGTTGCACTTCAGCTTATGAAAAAACACGGAATATCCTCAATATTTGTAGTTGATCCTGAGAAAACGATCAAGGGGATACTCTACATTGATGATGCGGTTCAGGCTGTGAAAGACAAAAAGACACTACGGGAAGTCCTGATTACAGATGTTCTGTCTGTAAAACCTGACATACCTGTTAAGGAAATTATACCCATGATGTCAGGTTGCTCATGTCCACTTGCTGTAGTTAATGAAAACAACAAACTCATAGGAGTAATTGTCAGAGGCAGCATACTTGGTGCTCTGGCGATCAAGGAGGATGATCAGAATGGTCTTACCTGA
- a CDS encoding proline/glycine betaine ABC transporter permease, producing MVLPELPIGETVESGVYWLNDNFGFLMDIFSDIIDLLISGFKDALLFLPSPAFIVVAAVLIYLISRRNLKLAIGSAAGLLLIDLMGLWTLSMETIALVLSSALVALLIGIPTGILAAKNETAFHIVKPILDFMQTMPSFVYLIPAVIFFGLGNVPGLVATIVFAMPPAIRLTNLGIRQVPVELEEVATAFGTTSLQKLFKVELPVALPTIMAGVNQCIMLSLSMVVIAAMIGARGLGYQVLVGIQRVDIGQGFEAGLGIVIIAIILDRLTQNLTPKK from the coding sequence ATGGTCTTACCTGAACTTCCCATTGGGGAAACAGTAGAATCAGGAGTTTACTGGCTGAATGACAATTTCGGTTTTTTGATGGACATCTTCAGTGATATCATCGATCTGCTAATATCCGGTTTTAAGGATGCCTTGTTATTTTTACCGTCCCCTGCATTTATTGTTGTGGCTGCGGTTCTTATTTACCTGATTTCCAGGAGAAATCTTAAACTTGCAATTGGAAGCGCAGCAGGACTCTTGCTAATCGATTTAATGGGCTTGTGGACACTTTCCATGGAGACCATTGCTCTTGTATTGTCATCGGCCCTTGTAGCTTTGTTAATAGGGATACCAACAGGAATCCTGGCTGCAAAGAACGAAACTGCATTCCACATAGTAAAACCGATACTTGATTTCATGCAGACAATGCCTTCCTTTGTTTACCTGATACCTGCAGTTATTTTCTTTGGGCTGGGAAATGTTCCTGGTCTTGTGGCAACAATCGTGTTTGCAATGCCACCTGCCATTCGTCTGACAAATCTTGGTATTCGTCAGGTTCCGGTGGAACTGGAAGAGGTTGCAACTGCTTTTGGGACAACTTCACTACAAAAACTCTTCAAAGTAGAACTTCCCGTTGCTCTTCCTACAATCATGGCAGGTGTGAACCAGTGTATAATGCTCTCACTATCTATGGTTGTTATTGCTGCTATGATCGGAGCACGCGGACTTGGTTATCAGGTACTTGTCGGAATCCAGAGAGTAGACATTGGCCAGGGATTTGAAGCTGGTCTTGGAATTGTGATCATTGCCATAATACTTGACAGACTGACACAGAACCTTACTCCCAAAAAATGA
- a CDS encoding glycine betaine ABC transporter substrate-binding protein, whose translation MKSQIKVLSVILMLAMLVMVSGCADQDATDAGTDEETTDTVAKEATIGYVTWDGEIASTNVMKLVLEQAGYDVEIMAVDAGALYQQLAEGNLDFTTSAWLPQTQKNYWEQYGDDIDSVAVNLEDCRIGLVVPTYVTIDSIEELNDNKEQFDGEIIGIDPGAGIMSTTETAIENYSLDYELISSSSAGMTAELKSAIEDEEWVVVTLWSPHWAFNSFDLKYLEDPNGIYGEADHVETLARMGLSEDDPELYEIISRFQWTHDDIQSVMSDLADGVPEEEAAQKWVDANQEKVNEWIGEN comes from the coding sequence ATGAAAAGTCAAATAAAAGTCCTTTCAGTAATCCTGATGCTTGCCATGCTTGTAATGGTAAGCGGATGTGCTGATCAGGACGCTACAGATGCAGGAACAGATGAAGAAACTACTGATACAGTTGCAAAGGAAGCCACTATAGGCTATGTTACATGGGATGGAGAAATTGCCAGCACAAATGTCATGAAACTTGTTCTTGAACAGGCAGGTTATGATGTTGAGATAATGGCTGTTGACGCAGGAGCACTCTACCAGCAACTTGCTGAAGGTAATTTAGACTTTACAACTTCAGCATGGCTCCCACAGACCCAGAAGAATTACTGGGAACAGTATGGAGATGATATTGACAGTGTTGCAGTAAACCTTGAAGACTGCCGCATTGGTCTTGTCGTACCGACATATGTGACAATTGATTCCATTGAAGAGCTCAATGACAACAAGGAACAGTTTGATGGCGAGATCATTGGTATTGACCCTGGAGCTGGTATCATGTCTACAACAGAAACTGCAATTGAGAACTACAGTCTTGATTATGAGCTTATTTCAAGCAGCAGCGCAGGAATGACAGCTGAACTTAAGAGTGCAATCGAAGATGAGGAATGGGTTGTTGTAACGCTCTGGTCACCTCACTGGGCATTTAACAGCTTTGACCTGAAATATCTGGAAGACCCAAATGGGATTTACGGTGAAGCAGATCATGTCGAGACGCTTGCAAGAATGGGTCTCTCCGAGGATGACCCGGAACTCTACGAAATAATAAGCAGATTCCAGTGGACTCACGATGATATCCAGTCTGTAATGTCAGATCTTGCAGATGGTGTACCAGAAGAAGAAGCTGCCCAGAAATGGGTGGATGCAAATCAGGAAAAAGTAAACGAATGGATCGGAGAGAACTAA
- a CDS encoding dihydrolipoyl dehydrogenase, whose product MKEYDLIVIGSGSGMNYVNAMLDANPEMKIALIDKDEPGGICLTRGCIPSKMLLYPAEIVKEIQKAENFGIKASIENIDFKAVMDRMRSTISEDIEGIKHGYTHIPRLDFYNEAAEFVSPYTMKVGEESITAKMIFLCTGSKPAIPPVKGLDKVDYLTSDDVLKLTELPESLAIIGGGYIAAEYGHFFSSMGSKVTIIGRNARIIPEEEPEVSVLAKKTMSEYMDILTNCEVVEVKNSPKGKVVVAKDRETGEEKEVVASAILVATGRSPNTDILKPGLGGVETDRRGWIKVNEHLETSQPGVWAFGDANGKHLFKHVANHESSVVYYNAILKKKIKADYHAVPYAVFSHPEIAGVGMTERQAVEEYGEDNIMIGFYRFQETAKGIAMSLEDEFVKVIFEGQTQKILGAHIVGPEASVLIHQIIPLMYTEGQDASPIMYAMDIHPSLSEVIKRAFYSRMPLFEYHMIMQAYGLEENE is encoded by the coding sequence ATGAAAGAATATGATCTGATAGTAATTGGCTCCGGTTCAGGTATGAATTATGTAAATGCAATGCTTGACGCAAATCCAGAAATGAAAATCGCTCTCATTGATAAAGACGAACCTGGAGGAATATGTTTAACAAGGGGATGCATCCCCTCAAAAATGCTTCTCTATCCTGCAGAAATTGTAAAAGAAATCCAAAAAGCAGAAAATTTCGGGATCAAAGCTTCAATTGAAAACATTGATTTTAAGGCTGTAATGGACCGGATGCGGTCAACAATATCCGAAGACATTGAAGGCATAAAGCACGGATACACACATATTCCTCGCCTGGATTTTTATAACGAGGCGGCAGAGTTCGTTTCACCCTACACTATGAAAGTAGGCGAGGAAAGCATCACTGCAAAAATGATATTCCTGTGTACCGGCTCAAAACCTGCAATCCCTCCGGTAAAGGGACTTGATAAAGTAGATTATCTCACAAGTGACGATGTACTGAAACTGACAGAGCTTCCGGAAAGTCTTGCAATAATCGGAGGAGGATATATTGCAGCCGAATATGGTCACTTTTTCTCATCAATGGGTTCAAAGGTCACAATAATCGGCAGAAATGCCCGTATTATTCCTGAAGAAGAACCTGAAGTATCAGTTCTGGCAAAGAAAACGATGTCAGAGTATATGGACATCCTGACCAACTGTGAGGTTGTTGAAGTTAAGAATTCTCCCAAAGGAAAGGTTGTAGTTGCAAAAGACCGCGAAACCGGTGAAGAAAAAGAAGTTGTCGCCTCTGCAATACTTGTGGCAACCGGCAGAAGTCCCAACACCGATATCCTCAAGCCTGGACTTGGAGGCGTTGAGACAGATAGACGCGGCTGGATAAAAGTAAATGAACATCTGGAAACATCACAGCCAGGAGTATGGGCTTTTGGAGATGCAAATGGAAAACATCTTTTCAAGCATGTTGCAAACCACGAATCCAGTGTTGTTTACTATAATGCCATATTAAAAAAGAAAATAAAAGCAGATTATCATGCAGTTCCTTATGCTGTCTTTTCACATCCGGAAATTGCCGGAGTCGGGATGACAGAAAGGCAGGCAGTTGAGGAGTATGGTGAAGATAATATCATGATTGGTTTTTATCGTTTCCAGGAAACTGCGAAAGGTATTGCGATGTCCCTGGAGGATGAGTTTGTAAAAGTAATATTTGAAGGTCAGACTCAGAAAATACTTGGTGCCCATATTGTAGGTCCTGAAGCTTCAGTACTTATCCACCAGATAATCCCACTAATGTACACCGAAGGGCAGGATGCCAGTCCGATAATGTATGCAATGGATATTCACCCTTCACTTAGCGAGGTCATAAAAAGAGCTTTCTATTCACGCATGCCTCTTTTTGAATATCATATGATAATGCAGGCTTATGGATTGGAAGAAAATGAATAA